From a single Candidatus Obscuribacterales bacterium genomic region:
- a CDS encoding CHAT domain-containing tetratricopeptide repeat protein: MARSHWSLGLSVLLAGWGSLLILPPSLARPADVATPLATQARQLFDLGGRQYNNRQFTEAIATWEQALALYRQLGDRRQEAYLLTNLGSAYENLYQTDTALTFYQESLALAEEIQDSSGQSYALGNLGYLYERNGDYEQALIYLRRGLPLAQSRGDRADEAYLLNQIGIVLKAQGLMDEAIAEFEASLAIAEEIGDLSLQANSQGNLGNTYLETGRYPQALDRYGVTLTLMRQQGNLQGEAIVLQRLGNLYLDLGNPERAVDYYQQTEVIAQQLGDPRLQAYNQGNLALAYRHLGQMDRALPELQLALDQLQTLGDRPRLATGFNSLGNIYADLQENDQAIQAYQQSLELSQALGDRHGQVMALGNLGQMAEQLGQYTQALSYYEQSLQLAVETGDLRRQGLALDYLGAFYFNQADYEQSVVYLKDAVEVWESMRPGLQDEDQVSLFETQVSTYQLLQRALIRLNRYDDALEMSERGRARTFIELVANRQSPAIAASLQVPPPSLSDIQAIARQQQATIIQYSILSSAELAIWVVQPTGDIQFQLVQFNSSDLSLDTAVEETRVAAALGRGNQDPQWTSLVQQTRSGILESADLPESALSRQPVESPPPSSTALSRRQNPQLQSFYRLLIDPIASFLPDDPASHVIIVPHDALFLLPFAALQDEDGRYLIERHTVTTAPSIQVLALTQSRPISPTSLIVGNPQMPSVGQPPLPLSPLPNAEQEAIEIAAFLDADPLLGAEATEARVVQQMGGAQVIHLATHGLLDDLGEVGLPGAIALAPSSTDNGLLTAGEILELRLSADLVVLSACDTGRGRITGDGVLGLSRSFMAAGANSVLVSLWAVPDDSTTLLMTEFYRHLAETPDSAQALRQAMLTTMETYPSSRDWAAFTLMGQSSISQP, translated from the coding sequence ATGGCGCGATCGCATTGGAGTTTAGGGCTTAGTGTACTCTTAGCGGGATGGGGTAGCCTGCTCATTCTCCCACCCAGCCTAGCCCGTCCGGCTGACGTTGCCACCCCTCTAGCTACGCAAGCCCGTCAACTGTTTGATCTGGGAGGACGACAGTATAATAATCGCCAGTTTACAGAAGCGATCGCCACCTGGGAGCAAGCTCTGGCGCTCTATCGACAACTGGGCGATCGCCGCCAAGAAGCCTATCTGCTCACCAACCTCGGCAGCGCCTATGAGAATCTCTATCAAACCGATACTGCGCTTACGTTCTACCAAGAAAGTCTTGCCTTGGCGGAAGAGATTCAAGATTCCTCAGGACAAAGCTATGCTCTGGGAAATTTGGGATATTTGTATGAACGTAATGGAGACTACGAGCAAGCCCTAATCTATCTCCGTCGCGGTCTGCCTCTGGCCCAATCCCGAGGTGATCGCGCTGATGAAGCTTACCTGCTGAATCAAATCGGTATTGTTCTGAAAGCCCAGGGGCTGATGGATGAAGCGATCGCTGAATTTGAAGCGAGTTTAGCGATCGCCGAAGAGATTGGCGATCTATCCTTGCAGGCCAATAGCCAAGGTAATTTAGGTAACACATATCTAGAGACCGGTCGCTATCCCCAAGCCCTAGATCGTTATGGAGTCACCTTAACGTTAATGCGACAACAGGGCAACCTACAAGGCGAGGCAATAGTGCTGCAACGCTTAGGTAATCTTTATTTAGACTTGGGCAATCCTGAGCGAGCTGTAGACTATTATCAACAAACTGAGGTCATCGCCCAACAACTGGGAGATCCACGCCTACAGGCCTACAACCAAGGTAACCTAGCCCTGGCCTATCGTCATCTAGGACAGATGGATCGGGCCTTGCCAGAGTTACAGCTTGCCCTCGATCAATTGCAAACCTTAGGCGATCGCCCTCGCTTGGCGACGGGTTTCAATAGTTTAGGTAATATCTATGCCGACCTCCAGGAGAATGATCAAGCCATCCAGGCGTATCAACAAAGTCTAGAGTTATCCCAAGCCTTGGGCGATCGCCATGGACAGGTTATGGCTTTGGGCAATCTAGGGCAAATGGCGGAACAGCTAGGTCAATACACCCAGGCATTATCTTATTACGAGCAAAGCTTGCAGTTGGCTGTGGAAACTGGCGATCTGCGCCGTCAGGGTTTGGCGCTAGATTATCTGGGTGCTTTTTACTTCAATCAAGCAGACTATGAACAATCTGTGGTGTATTTGAAGGATGCTGTGGAGGTTTGGGAGTCCATGCGTCCGGGGCTGCAGGATGAAGATCAGGTTTCATTATTTGAAACCCAAGTTTCCACCTATCAGTTGCTCCAGCGGGCGCTGATTCGCCTCAATCGCTATGATGATGCTCTGGAAATGTCGGAGCGGGGGCGAGCCCGGACATTCATTGAACTTGTGGCGAATCGTCAATCGCCTGCGATCGCTGCTTCCCTACAGGTGCCGCCGCCCAGTTTATCGGATATACAAGCGATCGCTCGTCAACAGCAGGCTACGATCATTCAATATTCTATCCTCTCATCCGCAGAGCTTGCTATTTGGGTAGTCCAACCCACTGGGGATATCCAGTTTCAATTGGTGCAGTTTAATTCCAGCGATCTGAGTTTAGACACGGCTGTAGAAGAGACGCGGGTTGCTGCTGCCCTTGGACGAGGCAACCAAGATCCTCAATGGACATCCCTAGTCCAGCAAACCCGGAGTGGCATTTTAGAATCAGCGGACTTACCGGAATCCGCCTTGTCAAGACAACCTGTTGAATCGCCGCCGCCATCTTCTACAGCCCTCTCTCGACGTCAGAATCCACAACTACAGTCATTTTATCGTTTGTTAATTGATCCTATCGCATCATTCTTACCCGACGATCCTGCCAGCCACGTTATTATCGTTCCCCACGACGCTCTGTTTCTGTTACCCTTTGCTGCCCTGCAAGATGAAGATGGTCGTTATCTAATTGAACGACATACAGTAACCACCGCGCCATCGATTCAGGTGCTAGCCCTCACCCAATCGCGACCTATTTCCCCAACGTCTCTGATTGTCGGCAATCCCCAGATGCCTAGCGTTGGACAACCGCCGCTGCCCCTCTCGCCGCTGCCCAATGCCGAGCAGGAAGCGATTGAAATTGCCGCTTTTCTAGATGCCGATCCTCTTCTTGGTGCAGAAGCCACTGAAGCGCGAGTTGTGCAGCAGATGGGCGGGGCACAGGTGATCCATCTAGCGACCCACGGTCTTCTTGATGATTTAGGCGAGGTAGGGTTGCCGGGAGCGATCGCCCTTGCCCCATCCAGCACTGATAATGGTTTACTCACCGCCGGGGAAATTTTAGAGCTACGCTTATCTGCAGATCTTGTTGTGCTGAGCGCCTGTGATACAGGACGAGGGCGCATTACGGGCGATGGCGTTTTAGGATTATCTCGATCCTTTATGGCGGCTGGAGCCAATAGCGTCCTCGTTTCACTTTGGGCAGTGCCTGATGATTCTACGACCCTACTGATGACAGAGTTTTACCGCCACCTAGCTGAAACACCAGACTCAGCTCAGGCCCTGCGCCAAGCGATGCTAACTACGATGGAAACCTATCCTAGTTCTCGCGATTGGGCGGCGTTTACCCTCATGGGTCAATCATCCATCAGCCAACCTTAG
- a CDS encoding DUF1802 family protein has protein sequence MTVPLDLTPALKEWHVAVQALIQGDTILLLRKGGIRETQGEFTIPHRQVWLFPTYEHQKPALLKPVYAHQVQPVKSGWHPHHVTLTAWAQITDVLSLPKAIALQPLLPFHIWNETFVTDRLNWKPRSPLLGLLLRVYRLSMPHTLTYDSSYGGCRSWIELQTSLSTEGSAAVLSKSEYQQQVDRIREIVS, from the coding sequence ATGACAGTACCTCTTGATCTAACTCCTGCGCTGAAAGAATGGCATGTGGCAGTACAGGCGCTTATCCAGGGCGACACTATTTTGCTCTTGCGCAAGGGCGGCATTCGCGAAACCCAGGGAGAATTCACTATTCCCCATCGGCAGGTGTGGTTATTTCCAACCTACGAGCACCAGAAACCTGCCTTACTGAAGCCTGTGTATGCCCATCAGGTGCAGCCGGTGAAATCGGGATGGCATCCCCACCATGTAACCCTCACAGCCTGGGCCCAGATTACCGATGTTCTGTCCTTACCTAAAGCGATCGCCCTCCAGCCTCTACTGCCGTTTCATATCTGGAACGAAACCTTTGTGACCGATCGCCTGAACTGGAAGCCGCGATCGCCTCTGTTAGGCCTCTTGCTGCGAGTGTATCGATTATCGATGCCTCATACGTTAACCTACGATAGCAGCTATGGTGGTTGTCGATCGTGGATTGAGCTACAAACGTCTCTCTCAACAGAAGGATCAGCAGCCGTTCTGTCCAAGTCCGAGTATCAGCAGCAGGTCGATCGTATTCGAGAGATTGTTTCATAG
- a CDS encoding CYTH domain-containing protein gives VGNDWRSLGQGTAYRQAYIVSDQGRTVRVRVAGDRGYLTLKGPTVGLSRAEFEYEIPRTDADDILRLLCTSSMVEKVRYRIAIADLVWEVDEFGGDNAGLILAEVELHDEHQVIDLPPWIGQDVSRDPRYFNAYLAQHPFSQWSTSGD, from the coding sequence GGTGGGCAACGACTGGCGATCGCTAGGTCAGGGAACAGCCTATCGTCAAGCCTATATCGTGTCAGATCAGGGACGCACCGTACGAGTACGGGTGGCGGGCGATCGCGGTTATCTAACTCTGAAGGGGCCCACCGTGGGGTTGAGTCGGGCAGAATTTGAGTATGAAATTCCCCGTACCGATGCGGATGATATTCTGCGGTTGCTTTGTACATCATCGATGGTTGAAAAAGTACGCTACCGAATTGCGATCGCTGACCTCGTGTGGGAGGTGGATGAATTTGGCGGTGATAATGCAGGTCTAATTCTTGCTGAGGTAGAACTTCACGATGAACATCAGGTGATCGATCTGCCGCCCTGGATTGGTCAAGACGTATCCCGCGATCCGCGCTATTTTAATGCTTATCTGGCTCAACATCCCTTTAGCCAATGGTCAACGTCTGGAGACTAG